From Zingiber officinale cultivar Zhangliang chromosome 5B, Zo_v1.1, whole genome shotgun sequence, the proteins below share one genomic window:
- the LOC121987354 gene encoding serine/threonine-protein kinase D6PK-like encodes MPDDDLHSMSFGSSDRSGLSPLSTSLSLASSSSSSSSGSVHKAHPTGDPILDTIRRLNSSSGGGGRGGNLLSMSDLRLVRRLGSGDIGSVYLAELKCPGAEGLPLAAKMMDKKELEGRSKERRAKTEREILEAVDHPFLPRLYACAEDDRWSCLLTEFCPGGDLHLLRQRQPSKRFDEATVRFYASEVVTAMEYLHMMGIIYRDLKPENILVRGDGHIMLTDFDLSLKGDSTNASAAQVITHQNPIPPAVEQSVGGGGGEFSVASCIIPGCIVPAVSCFHPPKRRRKKRPNCSRGPCLEFVAEPVGIRSMSFVGTHEYLAPEIVSGEGHGSTVDWWTLGVFVFELLYGVTPFKGPDHELTLANIVARALEFPKEPPISAATRDLIACLLVKDPELRLGSTMGAAAIKRHPFFHGVNWALLRCALPPYVPPPSTLSTHSHDASDDSCPGSPMEYY; translated from the exons ATGCCGGACGACGATCTCCACAGCATGAGCTTCGGCTCCTCGGACCGCTCCGGCCTCTCACCCCTCTCCACCTCCCTCTCCcttgcctcctcctcctcctcctcctcttcgggTTCCGTCCACAAAGCGCACCCCACCGGTGACCCCATCCTCGACACGATCCGCCGACTCAACTCTTCATCGGGAGGCGGTGGCAGAGGCGGCAACCTCCTATCGATGTCGGATCTGAGGCTTGTGCGGCGGCTGGGAAGCGGAGACATCGGTAGCGTGTACTTGGCGGAGCTCAAGTGTCCGGGGGCTGAGGGACTGCCATTGGCGGCCAAGATGATGGATAAGAAGGAACTCGAGGGGCGGAGCAAGGAGAGGAGGGCGAAGACGGAGCGCGAGATCCTGGAGGCCGTCGATCACCCCTTTCTACCCCGCCTTTATGCCTGCGCCGAGGACGACCGATGGTCCTGCCTCCTCACCGAGTTCTGCCCTGGCGGCGATCTGCATCTCCTCCGCCAGCGCCAGCCCAGCAAGCGCTTCGACGAGGCCACCGTCAG GTTCTATGCGTCGGAGGTGGTGACGGCCATGGAGTACTTGCACATGATGGGCATCATCTACAGAGACCTCAAGCCCGAAAACATCCTCGTCCGCGGAGATGGCCACATCATGCTCACCGACTTCGACCTCTCCCTCAAGGGCGACTCTACCAACGCCTCCGCTGCGCAAGTCATCACTCACCAAAACCCGATCCCGCCGGCGGTGGAGCAGTCAGTGGGAGGTGGAGGGGGAGAGTTCTCTGTCGCGTCCTGCATCATCCCCGGCTGCATCGTGCCCGCCGTCTCTTGCTTCCACCCGCCTAAACGCAGGCGTAAGAAGAGGCCGAACTGTTCCCGTGGGCCATGCCTGGAGTTCGTGGCCGAACCCGTAGGCATCCGGTCCATGTCCTTCGTGGGGACTCACGAGTACCTGGCGCCGGAGATCGTCTCCGGAGAGGGTCATGGCAGCACCGTGGACTGGTGGACGCTAGGTGTGTTCGTCTTCGAGCTACTCTACGGCGTGACGCCCTTCAAGGGCCCTGACCACGAGCTGACGCTCGCCAACATCGTCGCCCGGGCGCTAGAGTTCCCCAAGGAGCCTCCCATATCCGCAGCGACCAGGGATCTCATAGCCTGCCTTCTCGTGAAGGACCCCGAGCTACGCCTTGGCTCCACAATGGGCGCCGCCGCTATCAAGCGCCACCCTTTCTTTCATGGCGTCAACTGGGCGCTGTTGCGATGCGCCTTGCCGCCTTACGTGCCACCGCCGTCCACCCTCAGCACCCACAGCCATGATGCTTCCGACGACAGCTGTCCAGGATCGCCGATGGAGTACTACTGA